Part of the Ardenticatenales bacterium genome is shown below.
GCTAAGGAGGCCAATGCTCACCAACCGCCCCTGGCCGCGCAGCAGTTGCAGGTTGCGCGGGAGGTAGGCTGCGCCCACGGGGTCGAGGATGAGGTCAACGCCTTCGCCGGCGGTGGCTTCCAAAATGGCGGGGAGGAAGTCGGCTTGCTTGTAGTTGACGGCGTGGGCTGCGCCTAAATGCCGGCACACAGCCACCTTCTCATCCGTCCCCGCCGTCGCATACACCTCCGCCCCCATCGACCGCGCCAACTGGATCGCCGCCGTCCCCACGCCACTGGCCCCCGCGTGAATCAGCACCCGTTCCCCCGTCCGCAAATCCCCCTCCAAAAACAAATTCACAAACGCCGTATACCACACCTCCGGCACAGCCGCCCCCTGCGCATACGACCACCCATCCGGCAGCCGCAGCAGCATCTCGTAAGGAACCGCCACCCGCTCCGCGTAGCCGCCGCCGGGCAGCAGCGCGCACACGCGCTCGCCCGGCTGCCACCCCACCACCGCCGCCCCCACGGCCACAATATCCCCGGCCACCTCTAACCCCAAAATCTCGGACGCGCCCGCCGGCGGCGCATAACCGCCCCGCGCTTGCAGCAAATCCGCCCGATTCACCGCCGCCGCGCGCACGCGCACCAACACATCCGCCGCGCCCATCGACGGTTCAGGCACATCTGCCCACACCAGCCGCGGCTCCTCCGCCGCTTGATGCACCACAATTGCTTTCACCGTTTACCTCAAATCCCCCCATCTCGCATAGTCTCATACACCCAGCAACTCCAGGATCGCCTCCTGTTGTCCCACGATAGCGTGCTGCTTCAGGGAAATGCCGTGCGGACCGCGCGCCTGGGCCACGCCAGGGTTATCCGCCAGATACGCCTTCACAATCTCGATCTTGCCCATCATGACGGCGCAAAAGATGTCCATACGCGCCCCATGCGCCAGCAAATGCGCGGCAATCGCCACCTGCCCCGTGTGCGCCGCCGCGCCCAGCGCCGTCTCCCAGTCCCCGCCGCCCCAATCCCAACTGGCATTCACCAGCCCCGGCTCCTGCGCCAGCAGCGCCTGCACGCGCGCCAAATCGCCATGCGCCACGCGCACAAATTCATGCACCATTTCTTGACTGATCGCTGCTTTGTCCACGTCCCTCTCCTCCATTTTGCGAGTGGTTCATTCTCCAAGATTAGACCAATTGGCTCTGGTGAAATTGGTCCAACGCCAGGTGGTTGCGCCCCGATATTGCGCACTTCCGCGCCAAGCCCCCTGGCAACCTGTACAACACTGGCAGTATAGCATGGAACGCCTGGCTCTCCCACGATGCCGGCACAATGGCCGCTATTGACCACATGGGATGTTACCACTTTCCCGCAAATTTGTTACTATTCAGCAGCGGCGGCACAAAGTATATTTCCATCCCCAGGATTGGTTTGTTCTTCAAGAATGAACCAATCTGAAAAGGGGAAGTGATTTCGGGAATTCCCACCCCCACCTGGTACATTCCCCAACAAGGTATCATGTATGCAACGAACCTATCAAACTGTGGGTATCCGACGCTGGCTGTTTTGGCTGCTCGTCGTCGGATTTCTTTGGGTCGTGATCAGTCGCCTCACGGAAATCGGCAACCTGCTGCAAACCATCCGCCAGGGAGCCTGGCAGTGGGTACTGCTGGCGGCAACCTTCCAAATTGGCCGCTACCTGGCCTACACCGGCGTCTTTTATCACAGCTTCGCTACCGTTAACGTCAAAAGCCGCTTCCGCGACCTGATTCCGCTCACCTTCGCGGCCATGTTCATCAACTCCACCGCCCCCTCCGGCGGCGCGGCAGGCATGGCCGTATTCATTGATGATGCGCAGCGGCGCGGCGAGTCGGCGGCCAAAGCCACTGCCGGCACGGTCCTGGTCGGCGTCGCTGACTATGGAGCCTATTCCATGCTGCTCCTGGTCAGTCTGCTCTTGCTGCTGCAAAAACACCAGCTAACGACGCTGGAAGTGATCGGCGCGCTGACGCTGTTCGTTTTCATGCTCGTGCTGTCGGCGATCCTGGCGCTGGGTTTGTGGCGTCCCCAGGCGCTGCACCGGCTGCTGTCCGCGTTCCAACGGCTGGTGACGCGCGTCTTCGCGTTGCTGCGCCGCCCCGCCCCGTTTCCGCTGGGTTGGGCGGATGAGTACGCGGGGGAGTTTAGTCTGGCGGCAGGGGCAATTGCCGGCAATCCACACCAGGTCGTGCGTACGGTTTTGGTCGGGCTGACCGGGCATCTGATCAATGTGGTCAGCCTCTACTGTGTGTTTCATGCTTTTCGGCAAGAGGCGGCGTGGGGGGTGATTGTGCCGGCATACAGCATGACCTACCTCTTCTGGATCGTCTCCCCCACCCCCAACGGCATCGGCATCGTCGAATCCATCATGCCCCTCATCTACACCACCTTCGGCATCTCCACCGAAGCCGGAACCATCATCAACCTCGTCTTTCGCGGCCTCACCTTCTGGATACCCATGCTCCTCGGCTTCGTCCTCCTCCGCCGCCTAAAAATGTTCCGCGGCCCCGAACGCGACCTCGCCGAAGAAGGACAAGTACGCCTCATCGCCACCCTCACCGGCCTCATGGGCATCGTCAACGTCCTCTCCGCCATCACCCCCGGCTTCGCCGCACGCCTCACCCTCCTCACCACCTACTCCCCCATGACGGTCGCCCAGGGCGGACGCCTCACCGCCGTCATCAGCGGCTTCATCCTCATCTTCCTCGGCCTCGGCCTCTGGCGGCGCAAACAAAACGCCTGGTACCTCACCATGATCGTCCTCGCCGTCTCCGTCGCCAGCCACCTCCTCAAAGGGCTAGACTACGAAGTCGCCATCATGGCCGCGCTGCTCTCCCTGCTGCTCCTCACGCAACGCTCCCACTTCCACGCCCTCTCCGACGTCCCCTCCATGCGCCAGGCCGCCTGGACCCTCGTTGGCTCCCTCGCCTTCACCCTCGCCTACGGCTCCATCGGCTTCTATCTCCTCGACCAGCATTACAGCGTGCAGTTCGGCCTCACCCGCGCCCTCAGCCAGACCGTGATCATGTTCACGCAGTTCTACGATCCCGGCCTCATCCCCATCACCGGCTTCGGCCACTACTTCGCCACCTCCATCTACATCGTCGGCGCGGTCACATTTGGCTACGCCTTCCTTATGCTGCTGCAGCCCGTCCTCATGCGCAACGCCCCCTCCGCCGCCGACCGCCAACGCGCCGCCCGCATCGTCCGCCAGCATGGCCGCACCACCCTGGCGCGCATGGCCCTCCTCCACGATAAATCGTACTACTTCAGCGAAGGGGGTTCCGTCATCGCGTTCGCCGTCAAGGGGCGCATGGCCGTCGCCCTCGGCGACCCCATCGGCCCGCCCGCCGACGCCCCCGCCGCCATCCGTCAGTTTCAGCTTCACTGCCGCAAGCACGACTGGGACGTGGCCTTCTACCAGGCGCAACCCGACCACCTGGAAGCGTACCGGCAGCTTGGCTTGCGCGCCGTCTGCATCGGGCAGGAAGGGATTGTTGACCTGACTTGCCCTGCCTCTCGTGACTACGCGAAGGCGTTTGTGCCCGCGCCTGGAGCGGCGCGCAGCCAGACGGCCATTTACACGCCGCCCCTCTCCGATGGCCTGCTCAGCCAGTTACAAGTGGTCAGCGACGAATGGCTCACAGACCGGCACGAACAGGAGATGCGCTTCGCCCAGGGCTGGTTTGACCCCGCCTACGTGCGCCAGAGCGTGGTCGTGGCCGCCTATGACGCGAATGGCTCCTTGCAGGCGTTCGCCAACATCGTCCCCGAGTATCAAAAACAGGAAGTGGGCGTGGACATGATGCGCTGTAGACACAAAACGCCCCCCGCCGTCATTGACCGCCTCTATGCCGCGCTGCTCGAATGGGCGCAAGCGCAGGGGTACGCCGCCTGCAACCTGGGGCTGGCCCGCCACCCCCAGATCAACGGCGAAACGGACGATGCCGCCCTGAACCAACTGCTGCGCTACGTCAACGAACACATGGAACGGCTCTACCACTTCGAGGAACTGCCCTTCCCCCGCACCCTGCGCCCCCGCTGGGAACCCCGCTACCTCGTCTTCTCCGAAGCCACCCACCTCCCCGCCGTCTGGCGCACCATCATCCGCGCCAGCAACAGCCGCAACTTCCGCCGCCAGACCCTCCGCCTCCTCCTCTACCAACTCCGCCTCTCCCGCCGCAAATAGCCACGCCCACTCGCCCGGCTCCCGTAGATTGCAAAAATCTGCGAGATTTTTGTAATCCACCCGCGCGGCGGCGTCGTTGTAGGACAATTCGCTGAATTGTCCTGGCAATTTCGCAAATTGCCCGACGAAGAAACCTGCCGCCCGCGCGGCGGCGTCGTTGTAGGACAATTCGCCGAATTGTCCTGGCAATTTCGGCAAATTGCCCGACGAGCAGGGCTGCCACCCGCGCAGCGTCGTTGTAGGACAATTCGCTGAATTGTCCTGGCAATTCCGCAAATTGCCCGACGAGCAGGGCTGCCACCCGCGCGAGCCGCCACCCGCGGAGCAGCGTCGTTGTAGGACAATTCGCCGCCGAATTGTCCTGGCAATTTCCGCAAATTGCCCGACGAGCAGGGCTGCCGCCCGCGCGACAGCGTCGTCGTTGTAGGACAATTCGCCGAATTGTCCGAATTGTCCTGGCAATTTCCGCAAATTGCCCGCAAACGCCCGACGAGCAGGGCTGCCACCCGCGCGACGGCGGCGTCGTTGTAGGACAATTCGCCGAATTGTCCTGGCAATTTCCGCAAATTGCCCGCGCCTGTCCTGGCAATTTCCGCGCGACGAGCGGCTGCCACCCGCGTCGTTGTAGGACAATTCGCCGAATTGTCCTGGCAATTTCCGCAAATTGCCCTACGAGCAGGGCTGCCACCCGCGCGACAGCGTCGTTGTAGGACAATTCGCCGAATTGTCCCCGCGTTGTGCCATTCGCCGAATTGTCCGCAATTTCCGCAAATTGCCCTACGAGCAGAAACCTGCCACCCACGCGCGACAGCGTCGTTGTAGGACAATTCGCCGAATTGCCTGGCAATTTCCGCAAATTGCCCTACGAGCAGGGCTGCCACCCGCGCGAGCAGCGCTGCCACCCGCGCGCGTCGTTGTAGGACAATTCGCCTGAATTGTCCTGGCAATTTCCGCAAATTGCCCTACGAGCAGGGCTGCCACCCGCGCGACGGCGTCGTTGTAGGACAATTCGCCGAATTGTCCTGGCAATTTCCGCAAATTGCCCGACGAGCAGGGCTGCCACCCGCGCGACAGCGTCGTTGTAGGACAATTCGCTGAATTGTCCGCAATTTCGCAAATTGCCCGACGAGCAGGGCTGCCACCCGCGCGATAGCAGCGTCGTTGTAGGACAATTCGCCGAATTGTCCTGGCAATTTCCGCAAATTGCCCTACGAGCAGGGCTGCCACCCAAAGCGCGGCGTCGTTGTAGGACAATTCGCTGAATTGTCCTGGCAATTTCCGCAAATTGCCCTACGAGCAGGGCTGGCGTCGTTGTGGGACAATTCGCCGAATTGTCCTGGCAATTTCCGCAAATTGCCCGACGAGCAGGGCTGCCACCCGCGCGACAGCGTCGTTGTAGGACAATTCGCCGAATTGTCCTGGCAATTTCGCAAATTGCCCGACGAGCAGGGCGGCCACCCGCGCGACGGCGTCGTTGTAGGACAATTCGCTGAATTGTCCTGGCAATTTCCGCAAATTGCCCTACGAGCAGGGCTGCCACCCGCGCGACAGCGTCGTTGTAGGACAATTCGCTGAATTGTCCTGGCAATTTCCGCAAATTGCCCTACGAGCAGGAAACCCGCGCGGGGCGTTGCGGGGGACACCCCCTCAAACACCCCCGCCAGAGAGATCAGCGTGCCAGAGTCCAGAGGCTTCAGCGATCAGCGGTAAATGGGGACAGAACCACGCGCAACCCGCGGGTGTTGCTCCAGTAATTCGAGGAGTAATGGTGGCGGACCCCGCAATGGAGCCAGCTTCGTTCGTTAATCCAGGAACCACCTTTAAGAACAAAATGGTCTGTATCGGATGCAGACCACTTTTCGCGGTCCGCCCCGGGCTTATAAGGATATCCCTGATACAGGCTGCGCGTCCATTCCCACACGTTGCCGCTCATATCGAGTAGTCCCCGCGCGCTGCCCCCGGCGGGAAAACAACCGACCGGGCTGGTACGCCCCAGGTCGCTTTCCTTACTATTGGCACACTCAGAGTCAAACGTATCGCCCCAGGGAAAAATTCGTCCATCATCGCCGCGCGCCGCCTTCTCCCATTCCGCCTCGCTGGGCAGCAGCACCCGGTATCCATTGGCCAACGCCTGGCGTAAACCTGCTGGGGTCTCCACCCATTCGCGCAGCGCCTGATCCAGCCAGTTGCAATAAGCCACGGCATCAACCCACGCTATCCACATCACCGGATGATTCGCCGCCCCTTGCAGGCTGTCCTTATCTCGCGGTTCATAGCCGCTCTGCTGTGCAAAAAGGCGAAACTGCGCCAATGTCACCGGATAGCGCGCCAGGTAAAAGGTGGGCAACGTCACTTCATGCGCGGGTTGTTCATCCTCTCGCGCCTGCGGGTCGCGCTCCGGGTCGCTGCCCATGCGGAACGGTCCCGCCGGTATTTCCACAAACCCCAGCATCTCGTCCGCGGGCAGGCAATACCCCTCCGCGCCACGAAAGCGCGGGTCGCCCAACAGCGCCAGGGACTCCCCCGCGCTGACGCGGGCGGCGGTGGGCTGGTCGGGATTTTGCAAAACCGCCACCAACTGCCGCCGCGCCCCCTGGTGCTTCGGCCCCGCGCTGTCCGCCTCCTCGCTGTCCAGCACGCTCACCGCCTCCTGAATCCGCACCGCCTCCCCGCTGAGGAAGGCGTCCAACCCGACGACGACCTCCACCGGCGGCGCGGTCTCGTTGTTCTGCACCGCTCCCGCCAGGCGCACATATGCCTGCACTGCCTCGCGCGCCAGTCCGGAAAACCGCGCCCGCTCCCGCCCTTCGCCCTCCTCGTCTGGCGGCGGGTAGGTCATCATCCGCCGCAGCAGCGCATTCTCCGTGCGGTTTTCCAGGTACGTCGCCAGCAAGCCACCCCGCCCCAGACTGCCCGCCGCC
Proteins encoded:
- a CDS encoding NAD(P)H-quinone oxidoreductase, with protein sequence MKAIVVHQAAEEPRLVWADVPEPSMGAADVLVRVRAAAVNRADLLQARGGYAPPAGASEILGLEVAGDIVAVGAAVVGWQPGERVCALLPGGGYAERVAVPYEMLLRLPDGWSYAQGAAVPEVWYTAFVNLFLEGDLRTGERVLIHAGASGVGTAAIQLARSMGAEVYATAGTDEKVAVCRHLGAAHAVNYKQADFLPAILEATAGEGVDLILDPVGAAYLPRNLQLLRGQGRLVSIGLLSGGQTTLDMGLLLRKRLRLVGSTLRGRPLAEKIAITEQFRARFWPLLVHGALQPMIDRAFPLPDAQEAHAYVRQNRNIGKVILTVSS
- a CDS encoding ankyrin repeat domain-containing protein, with amino-acid sequence MEERDVDKAAISQEMVHEFVRVAHGDLARVQALLAQEPGLVNASWDWGGGDWETALGAAAHTGQVAIAAHLLAHGARMDIFCAVMMGKIEIVKAYLADNPGVAQARGPHGISLKQHAIVGQQEAILELLGV
- a CDS encoding lysylphosphatidylglycerol synthetase family protein; this translates as MQRTYQTVGIRRWLFWLLVVGFLWVVISRLTEIGNLLQTIRQGAWQWVLLAATFQIGRYLAYTGVFYHSFATVNVKSRFRDLIPLTFAAMFINSTAPSGGAAGMAVFIDDAQRRGESAAKATAGTVLVGVADYGAYSMLLLVSLLLLLQKHQLTTLEVIGALTLFVFMLVLSAILALGLWRPQALHRLLSAFQRLVTRVFALLRRPAPFPLGWADEYAGEFSLAAGAIAGNPHQVVRTVLVGLTGHLINVVSLYCVFHAFRQEAAWGVIVPAYSMTYLFWIVSPTPNGIGIVESIMPLIYTTFGISTEAGTIINLVFRGLTFWIPMLLGFVLLRRLKMFRGPERDLAEEGQVRLIATLTGLMGIVNVLSAITPGFAARLTLLTTYSPMTVAQGGRLTAVISGFILIFLGLGLWRRKQNAWYLTMIVLAVSVASHLLKGLDYEVAIMAALLSLLLLTQRSHFHALSDVPSMRQAAWTLVGSLAFTLAYGSIGFYLLDQHYSVQFGLTRALSQTVIMFTQFYDPGLIPITGFGHYFATSIYIVGAVTFGYAFLMLLQPVLMRNAPSAADRQRAARIVRQHGRTTLARMALLHDKSYYFSEGGSVIAFAVKGRMAVALGDPIGPPADAPAAIRQFQLHCRKHDWDVAFYQAQPDHLEAYRQLGLRAVCIGQEGIVDLTCPASRDYAKAFVPAPGAARSQTAIYTPPLSDGLLSQLQVVSDEWLTDRHEQEMRFAQGWFDPAYVRQSVVVAAYDANGSLQAFANIVPEYQKQEVGVDMMRCRHKTPPAVIDRLYAALLEWAQAQGYAACNLGLARHPQINGETDDAALNQLLRYVNEHMERLYHFEELPFPRTLRPRWEPRYLVFSEATHLPAVWRTIIRASNSRNFRRQTLRLLLYQLRLSRRK